One Archocentrus centrarchus isolate MPI-CPG fArcCen1 chromosome 10, fArcCen1, whole genome shotgun sequence genomic region harbors:
- the LOC115786640 gene encoding uncharacterized protein LOC115786640, giving the protein MVNFLFSISSLGNHSNGSGMTKTIGYQDWKWQVLWWHNFFLLWSTIDGQTRYSIPEELKQGSVVGNIAKDLGLGLSEIFDRRLRVASEAGEQYFSVDAGKGELVVNDRIDREALCGQSTSCVLTLQMVIDKPLQLYRVEVEIQDINDNSPRFPSPEVTLQIAESTAAGARFPLETAQDLDVGVNSVRSYSLSKDEFFTLKIKDVSGGRKVPELVLSKSLDREKKPTHELQLTAIDGGNPVKSGISQITINVLDNNDNFPVFEKNVYKVSISENSVQGASIIKVIAKDTDEGLNGEIEYSFGTHTPDIVLSLFDIDLLTGEITLVGSLDFESKANYEIDICARDKGTPRMEGHCTLHVEVLDVNDNAPNIFLTSQPNSVPEDAPSGTVVALISARDLDSADNGKVTLALPNGSHFNLKPSFSDNYALVTGGALDRESSSEYNIEITATDLGSPPLSSKKTINVTITDVNDNPPVFTQSFYTVYLKENGVPGSILYSVSASDLDFGENAKISYSILDSKVQDVSVSSYVYINSDNGSIYSMHSFDYEKLKVFQIQVQAKDQGSPSLSSNATVHVFILDQNDNVPAVIYPSSAALGSLSHQRMPRSAKAGHLVTKVTAVDADSGHNAWISYRLAEATDASLFTVNLYTGEVRTKRAVSEQDDSSQRLLIEIKDDGEPIQSSTVTVSIVLEDGLHEPILDLRHKAAEPSKKTGRITLYLILSLSSVSVLSLLTFLILAVKCIRSSRSSSTCCMRRIDCDDYKNPNRNLQIQLNTDGPIKYVEVLGGDMLSQSQSFRSCMSPMSEYSDFTLIKPSSTTDFKEVISVLDASLPDSTWTFESQQVRINLKKLPAYTFQSLLSYIFTMMTKRMEYRDWRWLALWWHHFFLLWSTINGQTRYSIPEELKQGSVVGNIAKDLGLGLSEIYDRKLRVASETGKQYFSVDAGKGELVVNDRIDREALCGQSASCVLPLQIVTENPLQLHRIEVEIRDINDNSPVFITEERYLKIAESTATGIRFPLDTAQDQDVGSNSVKSYTLSKNECFSLKMKELSGNRQVPELVLEKLLDREKQSVHQLLLTALDGGNPVKTGTTTIVVTVLDINDNVPAFKTPLYNVSAHENSVVGSVLVKVEATDADDGVNGEIEYAFADHTPESLLSVFQLNPHTGEISLVGSLDYERSRMHEISITAKDKGVPEMEGHCRVQVVVIDMNDNAPEIVLTSKPNPVREDAPKGTVVALISARDLDSGNNGKVKLQLKNGPPFSLKPSFSDNYALITSGVLDRERFSDYNIEITATDSGSPPLTNKKTILVTITDVNDNAPVFVQTSYTVYLKENGVPGSILYSVSATDPDAGENAKISYSVLDSKVQDVSVSSYVYINSDNGSIYSMHSFDYEKLKVFQIQVQAKDQGSPSLSSNATVHVFILDQNDNAPAVIYPSSAALGSLSHQRMPRSAKAGHLVTKVTAVDADSGHNAWISYRLAEATDASLFTVNLYTGEVRTKRAVSEQDDSSQRLLIEIKDDGEPIQSSTVTVSIMLEDGLHEPILDLRHKAAEPSKKTGRITLYLILSLASVSVLSLLTFLILAVKCIRSSRSSGTCCMRRTDCDDYKNPNRNLQIQLNTDGPIKYVEVLGGDMLSQSQSFRSCMSPMSEYSDFTLIKPSSTTDFKEVISVLDASLPDSTWTFESQQVRRKQQMCI; this is encoded by the exons ATGGtaaatttccttttttccatttcctctcTGGGAAATCATTCTAACGGATCTGGGATGACAAAGACAATAGGATACCAAGACTGGAAATGGCAGGTGCTTTGGTGGCATAATTTCTTTCTCTTGTGGAGTACAATAGACGGGCAGACTCGTTACAGCATACCAGAGGAACTAAAACAGGGTTCTGTGGTAGGAAATATTGCCAAAGATCTGGGATTGGGGCTGTCTGAAATTTTTGACCGTAGGCTGCGCGTCGCCTCTGAGGCTGGAGAGCAGTATTTCAGTGTGGATGCGGGGAAGGGCGAGCTGGTGGTGAATGATAGAATAGACAGAGAGGCTTTGTGTGGACAAAGCACCAGCTGTGTGTTGACGTTGCAAATGGTCATTGATAAACCTCTACAGTTGTACCGAGTGGAGGTGGAAATACAAGATATCAATGATAATTCTCCTAGATTCCCTTCGCCAGAAGTAACATTACAGATAGCAGAGTCGACAGCGGCAGGAGCACGTTTTCCTTTGGAGACCGCGCAAGATCTTGATGTCGGAGTGAATTCAGTGAGGTCATATAGTCTGAGTAAAGACGAATTTTTTACTTTAAAGATCAAAGATGTGTCTGGTGGAAGGAAAGTGCCAGAGTTGGTCCTATCTAAATCCCTcgacagagaaaaaaagcctACACATGAACTCCAACTAACAGCTATAGACGGAGGAAACCCAGTGAAATCTGGGATATCCCAGATAACCATAAATGTACTGGATAATAATGACAATTTCCCTGTTTTTGAGAAAAACGTTTACAAAGTCTCTATTAGCGAAAATAGCGTACAAGGTGCATCTATCATTAAAGTGATAGCAAAGGATACTGATGAAGGTCTCAATGGAGAAATAGAGTATTCATTTGGGACTCACACACCAGATATCGTTCTGTCTTTGTTTGATATTGATTTATTAACCGGGGAAATTACTCTAGTAGGGAGTTTAGATTTCGAATCAAAAGCTAATTACGAAATAGATATTTGCGCTAGAGACAAAGGGACTCCGAGAATGGAAGGGCATTGCACTCTCCATGTTGAAGTATTAGATGTTAACGATAATGCTCCAAATATATTTCTGACTTCCCAACCAAACTCTGTGCCAGAGGATGCACCGAGTGGGACTGTAGTAGCTTTAATCAGCGCAAGAGACCTGGATTCCGCTGACAATGGTAAAGTGACACTGGCGCTCCCTAACGGCTCTCATTTTAACCTGAAACCCTCTTTTTCTGATAATTATGCACTGGTTACTGGCGGGGCTTTAGACAGAGAGAGTTCTTCAGAGTATAATATTGAGATAACAGCTACTGATTTAGGGTCCCctcctctgtcgtcaaaaaagACTATTAATGTAACCATCACTGATGTGAATGACAATCCTCCCGTATTCACTCAGTCTTTCTATACTgtgtatttaaaagaaaatggagtACCAGGCTCTATACTGTACTCAGTATCAGCATCTGACCTGGATTTTGGCGAAAATGCAAAGATCTCTTACTCTATACTGGACTCTAAAGTGCAGGACGTTTCTGTCTCATCTTATGTTTACATTAACTCCGATAACGGCAGCATCTACAGCATGCACTCGTTTGACTATGAGAAACTGAAGGTGTTTCAGATTCAGGTTCAGGCAAAGGATCAGGGCTCTCCGTCTCTCAGCAGCAACGCCACTGTACATGTTTTTATCCTAGACCAGAATGACAATGTCCCCGCTGTTATTTACCCCTCCTCCGCCGCCCTGGGCTCCCTCTCTCATCAGAGGATGCCCCGCTCCGCTAAAGCGGGTCACCTGGTTACCAAGGTGACGGCCGTGGACGCTGACTCTGGCCATAACGCCTGGATCTCTTACAGACTGGCGGAGGCCACAGACGCCTCTCTGTTCACTGTCAATCTGTACACAGGGGAGGTGAGGACTAAACGCGCTGTGTCCGAGCAGGACGACTCCTCTCAGAGGCTGCTTATAGAGATCAAAGACGACGGAGAACCGATCCAATCATCCACAGTGACGGTGTCCATCGTGCTGGAGGACGGTCTCCATGAGCCCATCTTAGACCTCCGACATAAAGCTGCCGAGCCCAGCAAGAAGACTGGGAGGATCACCCTTTATTTGATTCTCTCTCTGTCGTCGGTGTCCGTGCTGTCTCTGCTGACTTTTCTCATCTTAGCGGTTAAATGCATCAGGAGCAGCAGAAGTAGCAGTACTTGCTGCATGAGACGGATCGACTGTGATGATTACAAGAACCCCAACAGAAACCTGCAGATTCAGCTCAACACTGATGGACCTATAAAGTACGTGGAGGTCCTGGGAGGAGACATGTTGTCTCAGAGTCAGTCCTTCAGGTCCTGCATGTCTCCAATGTCAGAGTACAGTGATTTCACTCTGATTAAACCCAGCAGCACCACAGACTTTAAGGAGGTGATCAGTGTGCTGGATGCGTCTTTACCGGACAGCACCTGGACCTTTGAGAGCCAGCAGGTGagaataaatttgaaaaaattgCCTGCATATACTTTTCAGTCATTATTGTCCTACATTTTTACT ATGATGACAAAGAGAATGGAATACCGAGACTGGAGATGGCTGGCTCTTTGGTGGCATCATTTCTTTCTCTTGTGGAGTACAATAAACGGACAGACTCGGTACAGCATCccagaggagctaaaacagggCTCTGTGGTAGGAAATATTGCCAAAGATCTGGGTTTGGGATTATCTGAAATATATGACCGTAAGCTGCGTGTAGCCTCTGAGACTGGTAAGCAGTATTTCAGCGTGGATGCGGGGAAGGGCGAGTTGGTGGTGAATGACAGAATAGACAGAGAGGCTTTATGTGGACAAAGCGCCAGCTGCGTGTTGCCTTTGCAAATCGTCACTGAGAATCCCCTGCAGCTACACCGGATAGAAGTAGAAATAAGAGACATAAATGACAATTCTCCGGTTTTTATAACAGAGGAGAGATATTTAAAGATAGCAGAATCTACTGCCACAGGCATACGCTTTCCTTTAGATACCGCGCAAGATCAGGACGTTGGTAGCAATTCCGTTAAATCTTACACACTAAGTAAAAACGAATGTTTtagtttgaaaatgaaagagTTGTCTGGCAACCGACAGGTTCCGGAGCTGGTCCTAGAGAAACTTCTTGACCGAGAGAAGCAAAGTGTTCATCAATTATTACTGACAGCGTTAGACGGGGGGAATCCTGTCAAAACTGGAACCACAACAATCGTAGTTACTGTACTTGACATCAACGACAATGTTCCTGCTTTTAAAACACCTTTGTATAACGTATCTGCACATGAAAATAGTGTTGTTGGCTCTGTACTTGTAAAAGTTGAAGCGACAGATGCAGACGATGGTGTTAACGGAGAGATTGAATACGCATTTGCTGATCACACACCCGAGTCGCTGTTATCGGTTTTTCAATTGAATCCACATACAGGTGAAATTTCCTTGGTAGGGTCGTTGGATTATGAACGCAGTAgaatgcatgaaataagtattacTGCAAAAGACAAAGGAGTCCCCGAAATGGAGGGTCACTGTCGTGTACAAGTAGTTGTCATAGACATGAATGATAATGCTCCAGAAATAGTGCTAACTTCAAAACCAAACCCAGTACGAGAGGATGCACCAAAAGGCACAGTTGTAGCGTTAATCAGTGCACGAGATCTTGACTCTGGTAATAATGGCAAGGTTAAGTTACAGCTAAAAAATGGGCCtccattcagtttgaaaccCTCTTTTTCTGACAATTACGCCCTAATTACAAGCGGGGTTTTAGACAGAGAACGATTCTCGGATTATAATATTGAAATAACAGCCACTGATTCAGGGTCCCCTCCACTGACcaataaaaaaactatactCGTAACCATCACTGATGTAAATGACAATGCTCCTGTATTTGTTCAGACTTCTTATACTGTGTATTTAAAAGAGAATGGAGTACCAGGCTCTATACTGTACTCAGTATCAGCGACTGATCCTGATGCGGGTGAAAATGCAAAGATCTCTTACTCTGTACTGGACTCTAAAGTGCAGGACGTTTCTGTCTCATCTTATGTTTACATTAACTCAGATAACGGCAGCATCTACAGCATGCACTCGTTTGACTATGAGAAACTGAAGGTGTTTCAGATTCAGGTTCAGGCAAAGGATCAGGGCTCTCCGTCTCTCAGCAGCAACGCCACTGTACATGTTTTTATCCTGGACCAGAACGACAATGCCCCCGCTGTTATTTACCCCTCCTCCGCTGCCCTGGGCTCCCTCTCTCATCAGAGGATGCCCCGCTCCGCTAAAGCGGGTCACCTGGTTACCAAGGTGACGGCCGTGGACGCTGACTCGGGCCATAACGCCTGGATCTCCTACAGACTGGCGGAGGCCACAGACGCCTCTCTGTTCACTGTCAATCTGTACACAGGGGAGGTGAGGACTAAACGCGCTGTGTCCGAGCAGGACGACTCCTCTCAGAGGCTGCTTATAGAGATCAAGGACGACGGAGAACCGATCCAGTCATCCACTGTCACGGTGTCCATCATGCTGGAGGACGGTCTCCATGAGCCCATCTTAGACCTCCGACATAAAGCGGCCGAGCCCAGCAAGAAAACTGGGAGAATCACCCTTTATTTGATTCTCTCTCTGGCCTCGGTGTCCGTGCTGTCTCTGCTGACTTTTCTCATCTTAGCGGTTAAATGCATCAGGAGCAGCAGAAGTAGCGGTACTTGCTGCATGAGACGGACCGACTGTGATGATTACAAGAACCCCAACAGAAACCTGCAGATTCAGCTCAACACTGATGGACCGATAAAGTACGTGGAGGTCCTGGGAGGAGACATGTTGTCTCAGAGTCAGTCCTTCAGGTCTTGTATGTCTCCAATGTCAGAGTACAGTGATTTCACTCTGATTAAACCCAGCAGCACCACAGACTTTAAGGAGGTGATCAGTGTGCTGGATGCGTCTTTACCGGACAGCACCTGGACCTTTGAGAGCCAGCAGGTGAGGAGAAAACAGCAGATGTGCATTTGA